CCCGTCGTCTCCACTGACTGCCCGCACGGCCCGCGCGAGATCATCGAGGACGGCGTCGACGGACTGCTCGTACCCGTCGGCGACGAGGACGCGGTCGCCGACGCCCTGCTCGCCCTGATCAACGACGACGAACTGCGGCGGAGGGCCGGGGCGGCGGCACGGGTGGCGTCCGGGCGGTTCGCCCCGGCGCGGATCGCCGAACGGCACGAGGCGCTGTTCGCCGAGCTGGTCGCCCGGGGCGCGCGCGTCCGTCCCCGCTCCGCGCTCCGGGACGTCGTGCACCGCTCGCGCGGCGCCGTACTGGACGCGGTGTACGCACTGCGGTACCGGGCGGCCGATGCCGTCCGCAAGGGGAGGCCGGCATGACCGCGCACACCGGGGGAGGTGCGGCGCCGCGCGCCGACTGCCCCCGAGGACTGTCCCGCAGTCCCTGCGGGACCGGCGCGCGGCGTCGGATGCGGTGCATCGCAGGGCGGAAAGTCGTCCTCGTACCAGGTGTGTTCGGATGATCCGACAACGCGGCGAGGCGCCGTGGCTGTCGTCGCGCGCCCGCCGGGGATCGCGGGACAGCCCTGAACGAGCCGAAGTCAGTATCTCGGTCCTCGTTGCGCTGTCCCGGCTGAAGGTGCCGCGGGCTGCACAGGGTGTCCTTTCGTGTCGACGCCGGTGGCCCGGTGCACTGTGCGACGTCCCCGAGATCGTCACGTAGCCTTACGGATCGAGCCACCAGGAAGGGAACCCACTTCCTCATGTCACACCCGCCCGTCCCACCCCGGCCCCAAGGTCCCCCGCCCAGCGGCGCTTTCGGTCCACCGTCACAGCAGCCCGGCCCCAATCCGGGTCTACACGGCGTGGAGTTCCGGGGCAGCGGTTCCGGACAGCCGCCGCAGTATCCGCAGATGCCACCGCAGTCTCCGGGCGGCGGGCCGCGTGCAGGTCGGGGCAGGGTCGCGCTGCTGGCCGGATCGGCAGTCGCCGTGCTCGCGCTGATCGGTGCCGGTGCTGGTGCCGTGACGCTGCTGCAAGACGACGAAGCGGCAACCAGCCAGGCCAAGCCCGCTTCGACGTCTTCCAAGCCGAAGAGCATCGAGGGCGAGGAACTGCTGCGCGTCGCAGCGCCCAAGGGGTCCCTGGGCTCGGACTCCCGGTACGTCTCCGCCCCGGGCAGCTGGGTCACCGACACGCACTACGCCTCCGGTGCCGCGGACGCGGTGAACGGCTACCACACGGCAACGGGGAAACCGGCGTGGACCGTTCCCCTCGACGGCAACATCTGCGAGGCCTCACGCGATATCACCGACACCGGCAAGGTGGCGGTTGTCTGGGCGGCCGACAGGATGGGGGTGCGCTGACCCCTGCGGGGCGTCAGCGCCGGGACGCAGCGGCACCAGCCTGACCCTCGACAACCCACCTCACCCCCTGACGAGCCGAAGTCGGTGATTCCAGGCCGTCATGCGGTTACGAGCCTTTCGTCATAGAGCAGCAGCATGGCCTGATCGAGCACGGCGGGCCTGATGCGGTGGCGTTTGCGGCCGTTGACTTTCTTGCCCGCGTCGTAGCCGCAGGTGGCCCCATCAGGACAGCGGATGTCCGCGATCGGCGGCAGACTCGCCCCCATGCTGGAGACCTCGGCGCGACTTCTGCGTCTACTGTCCTTGTTGCAGGCCCACCGTGAATGGTCCGGGGCCGAACTCGCCGACCGGCTGGGCGTCACCGCGCGCACCGTGCGCCGGGACGTCGACCGGCTGCGCGAACTCGGCTACCCGGTCAACGCCAGCCCGGGCACCGGCGGCGGCTACCAGCTCGGAGCCGGTGCCGAACTGCCGCCCCTACTGCTCGACGACGAGGAGGCCGTCGCCGTCGCCGTCGGGTTGCGCACCGCGGCGGGGAACGGCGTCGAGGGCATCGGGGAGGCGTCCGTACGCGCCCTGGCCAAGCTCGAACAGGTGCTGCCCCACCGGCTGCGCCGCCGGACCGGCGCGCTCAACGCCTTCACGGTGCCGATGCTGCGCGCACCGCGGGACCAGGTGGATCCCTCCGTCCTCACCGAGCTGGCGAACGCCTGCCGCGACGGCGAGCGGCTGCGCTTCGCGTACCGCGACCACAACGGCTCGACGAGCCGCCGGACCGTCGACCCCCACCGGCTGGTCTGCACCGAGCGCCGCTGGTACCTCGTCGCCTGGGACGTCGACCGCGAGGACTGGCGTACCTTCCGCGTCGACCGGGTCACCCCCAAACCGCCGCACGGGCCGCGCGTCCCGCCGCGTACCCCGCCCGCCGAGGACCTCGCCGCCTACGTGTCCCGGGGGGTGTCGACGGCGACGTACGCGGAGAGGGCGGTGATCAGGCTGCTGGTACCCGTCGAGCGCGCGGCCGAGGTCGTGTCGCCGTCCACCGGGGTGCTGGAGGCCGAGGGACCCGACAGCTGTCTGCTGCGCACCGGTGCCGGAAGCCTGGACGCGATGGTCGTTCACGTGGTGCTGATGGGCTTCGACTTCGAGGTGGTCGAGCCGGTGGAGCTGATCGGGCACATCAGGACCGTCCGGGACCGTCTGGGTCGGGCCCTGGACGCCGCCGGCTGACGCCGTCGTGCGGGGGCTCCGGCACGGCCGGACGCAGTGGCGCGAACTCCGGGTGGTGCAGGTCGAACGCGGGTGACTCGGAGCGCACCCGGGGGATGGTGGTGAAGTTGTGCCTCGGTGGCGGGCAGGAGGTCGCCCACTCCAACGACCGGCCGAACCCCCACGGGTCGTCGACGGTGACCTTCTCGGCGTACTTCCAGGTCTTCCAGACGTTGTAGAGGAACGGCAGCGTGGACGCGCCGAGCAGGAAGGCGCCGATCGTGGAGACGGTGTTCAGCGCGGTGAAGCCGTCGGCGGCCAGGTAGTCGGAGTACCGGCGTGGCATGCCCTCCGCACCCAGCCAGTGCTGGACCAGGAAGGTGGTCTGGAAGCCGAGGAAGAGCGTCCAGAAGTGGATCTTCCCTAGGCGCTCGTCGAGGAGCCTGCCGGTGAACTTCGGCCACCAGAAGTAGAAGCCGGCGAACATCGCGAAGACGACCGTGCCGAAGACCGTGTAGTGGAAGTGGGCCACGATGAAGTACGAGTCGGTCACGTGGAAGTCCATCGGCGGCGAGGCGATGATGACGCCGGTCAGCCCGCCCAGGAGGAAGGAGACCAGGAAGCCGACCGCCCACAGCATGGGCGTCTCGAACGACAGCGAGCCCTTGAGCATCGTGCCGCTCCAGTTGAAGAACTTCACCCCGGTCGGCACGGCGATCAGGAACGACAGCAGCGAGAAGAAGGGCAGGAGCACGGCGCCGGTGGCGAACATGTGGTGGGCCCACACCACCACCGAGAGCCCGGTGATTGCCATCGTGGCCCCGACGAGGGTCAGATAGCCGAAGACCGGCTTCCTGGAGAACACCGGGATGATCTCCGTGATGATGCCGAAGAACGGCAGCGCGATGATGTAGACCTCGGGATGGCCGAAGAACCAGAACAGGTGCTGCCACAGCAGCGCGCCGCCGTTCCCCGCCTCGAAGACCACCGAGCCGAACCGCCGGTCCGATTCCAGCACCAGCAGCGCCGCCGCCAGGACCGGGAAGGCCACCAGCACCAGGATCGTCGTGAACAGGATGTTCCAGGTGAAGATCGGCATCCGGAACATCGTCATCCCCGGCGCCCGCATCCCGATGATCGTCGCCAGGAAGTTCACGGACGTGAGGATCGTGCCGAAGCCGGACAGGGCGAGGCCCATGATCCACAGGTCGATGCCGGCGCCGGGGGAGCGTTCCAGGCTGTTGAGCGGCGCGTACGCGGTCCAGCCGAAGGCGGCGGGGCCGGTCGGCACCAGCAGCGAGCCGAGCACCATCAGCCCGCCGAAGAGGAACAGCCAGTACGAGAGCATGTTCAGCCGTGGGAAGGCCACGTCCGGCGCGCCGATCTGCAGCGGCACGATCTCGTTGGCGAAGCCCGCGAAGGTCGGGGTCGCGAAGAGCAGCAGCATGATCGTGCCGTGCAGGGTGAACGCCTGGTTGAACGTCTGGTTGGTGACCAGCTGGAGCCCGGGGCGGGCCAGCTCCGCCCGCATCAGCATCGCCATCAGCCCGGCGATCAGGAAGAAGACGAACGACGTGACCAGATAGAGGTGCCCGATCTTCTTGTGGTCGGTGGTCGTCAGCCAGTCCACGACCACCCGGCCCCGCCGGCGCACCGGCGCCGGTGAGGCGGCGGCCTCGGCGGTGTCCGTGCGCATGGGCCGATGCTAGCCACGGGGCTCCGTACGAACCGGTGGGACACGGAACGGGGCGCGGTGCGATACGCGTACGGGTGAGAGACCGGTTCGTCCGGGGCCGCCGCCTGTTCGTCCGGAAGCGTCGCCGGTTCGTCCGGAAGTAGGACATGCGTAAAACACGATGAATTCGTGCTGCGCGGACGGCCGGGGAAAGTGCGCGGCGGACGCAATTCACGGCCCCGGACGGGGCGGTGCGGCAGTGGTTCGGGAATTCCGTGGGAATTTCTGTGCGAGCAACTCGGATTGCCCGCACTGATGATCGACGCCGGGCTAAACGCATGTCGTGAACCTGTGACAGAAGCGTGACCGGTGGGGTACGTGGGGCGGGGGATGCGTGCGGCACCGCTCTTCCACGCCGCTTTTCGCCAGCCGCCGACGGGCCTTCCGTCACCGTCCGCTGCCGCCTACGGTGATTCCATGGCACCGATACCGACACCCTCAGGACAGCCAGACGACGCCCCGGAGTCCTATGTCGGCCTCGACGCCGACAGCGCGGAGCGGCGCGCCCGCGGCCGCGGCTGGACCACCGTCAGATCGCTTCCGCCCGGCTCTGTCATCACCATGGAGTACCTCGAGGGCCGGCTGAACTTCGAGGTCGACGACGGCACCGTCCGCCGCTGCTGGAAGGGCTGACCACGCGGACCGGGGCGTGCCGCAAGTTCGCGGACACGGCCCGGCGGGCGCGGCGAAGGCCCCGACCTCGGTCGGGGCCTTCGCCGTGGGAGTCTCCGCGGACGCCGCCGCGGGCCGTCAGCCGCCCACCGGGCGCGACCGGGGCGGGCGCCGGCTCCCGGCCGGTGCCGTGGTCCAGGACGCGTGCGGCGGATGCGGCGACCGCCCCACCGCGTGCGTGCGGGCCTGTCCGTGCCGGGCGGCCGCGGTCACGCCGGACGTGCCCGGCGCTCCGGCCTGCTGCTTCGGCCCGGCCGGCAGCGCGGCGCTGCCGACGGTGCTCCTCGTGCCCGCCGAACGGGCGGCGCTCGTCGCCCCCACCGGGCGGCGCACCGGTTCCCCGCCGTCCTCGGCCGGGATCCGCTGCGGGTACACGGCCGGCCGCGGGCCACCGGAGGCTACGGGCAGTGACGGCACCGGCAGCCGACGGGTGCGCAGCTGGTTCCGCAGCGAGAGGACCGTGTCCTCGACGCGTGCGATGAGCGGCTCGCACCACGGCAGGGCGAGCAGGATCAGCAGACCGGCGGCCCAGCCCAGCAGCACGTCGCTGAGCCAGTGCGTACCGAGGTAGACGGTCGTCAGCCCGACGCCCAGGGCGACCACTGCGGACAGCGCCGACAGATACCGCCTGGCGCGCGGCGTGGTGGCCAGGTAGGCGAGGATTCCCCAGGTCACGACGGCATTGGCGGTGTGGCCCGAAGGAAATATATCGCCGCCGGCGAAGAGCTCGGCGGAGCCGATCTGCGTCGCGTAGTGCGGGCCCAGCCGGCCGAGGCCCAGCTTGACCGCTCCCACCGTCGCGTTCAGCAGTAGCAGCGAGGCGCCCAGCACCAGCAGCGGACGCAGCGTGTGCTGCCGCCACGAGCGCCAGCCGAGCCAGGCGGCGACCATCACGGCCGTCGGTCCGCGCTGGCCGAGCACCACGAAGTAGTCCAGGAACGCGTGCAGTTCGGGCCACTGCTGATACGGCCGGAAGAGCATGACCTTCCAGTCGACGATCACCAGCCAGGACGAGATGAGCACGGCGACGACGATCGCGACATAGAACGCCGAAGTCCCGCCGAAGAGGGCGAGACGGGTGCGGCTCATCCGCGGGATCTCTATCTTCGGCGGCTCCGGCTCCCGGTCCAGGCGGGCAAAGATGTCGGTACGCACCCAATCGACGTTACAGCGAGTGAGCGTCCGTCCAGGCCGATCCAGGCTCTTCGTGATGACGATGTGATGTGGACTATGTCTCAGCGGCGCATTGAAAGAGCGTCGCCGACTAAATCCCGCGGGCCGCGATCCCTATTGGACGCACCGGTTCTCCGTAAGTGTGTTTGCAGGCGGTGGTAACACTTCACGGGATTGCCGCGCCGAATTCCGGGACCCGTTCGGGGCACTCGCGGCGCCGCGCCGGCGTGGCGTACGCCACACCCGCGCGGCCTCCGAGGTGAGAGGTGCACCACGCGCCGCCGTCCGGGACTCGCGTACTCTGGCTGATCACTCGCCCGTCGATGCCGGGCCGCCCACCGGGCCAAGCCCCCGGCCGGGCCCACCGACGCGAGACCCAGCAGGAGGTACGTACATGTTCGGGAGGACCACGGCCGGAGCACGCCCGCGTGCCGCCGGCGGCGGTGCCAACCGCTGGGTCGTCCTGCTCGTCCTCTGCGTGAGCCTGCTCCTGGTCGCGCTGGACGCGACCGTGCTGCACGTAGCCGTGCCCGCCGTCACGGAGGACCTCCGCCCGTCCGGGGTCGAACTCCTGTGGATCGTCGACGCCTACCCCCTGGTGTGCGCCTCGCTGCTGATCCTCTTCGGCACCCTCGGCGACCGGGTCGGGCGCCGGCGCGTCCTGCTGCTCGGTTACGCGCTCTTCGGCGTCGCCTCGGCCGTCGCCGCGCTGGCCACCACACCCGAGGTGCTCATCGGCGCCCGGGCCATGCTCGGAGTCGGCGGCGCGATGATCATGCCGGCGACGCTCTCCATACTCCGGGCCGTCTTCCCGGACCGGCGCGAGCGCGCCACCGCCATCGGTATCTGGACCGCGGTCGCCGCGGTCGGCGCCGCCACCGGTCCCGTTCTGGGCGGCTTCCTCGTCCAGCACTTCTGGTGGGGCTCGGTCTTCCTGATCAACATCCCGCTGATGCTGCTGATCCTGCCGATCGCCCGCTGGTTGCTCCCGGAGTCCCGGGGCGACCGCGGTGGGCCGTGGGACGTCCTCGGGGCACTCATGGCCGCAGCCGGAGTGCTCGGCGTCGTCCTCGGCGTGAAGCGGCTCGGTGCCGGCGACGCCCTGTTGGACCACCGCACGGCCGGCCCGCTGCTCGCCGGGGCCGTGCTCCTCGCCCTCTTCGTCCGCCGCCAGAAGCGCCGCAGGCATCCGCTGATCGACATGCGGATGTTCGCCCGGCCGACCTTCTCCACCTCGGTCGGCTGCATCGTCCTCGCCATGCTCGCGCTCGTCGGCCTGGAGCTGATCGCCGTCCAGTACCTCCAGCTCGTGCTCGGGCTGAGCCCGCTGGAGACCGGTCTGCGGCTGCTGCCGCTCACCTTCGCCGCGATGGCCGCCGGAGCCACCGGCTCCTTCACCCTCCGCCGCCTCGGCCCCCGGCGGATGGTCGGCTGGGGCTTCGTGCTCACGGCCGCCGCCGTGGTGCTGCTGACCCTGATGGGGCAGCACGACCGGCCGCTGCTGCTCACCGCCGGATTCGTCCTCCTCGGCTTCGGGCTGCAGACCACGCTCTTCGGTGCGTACGAGTCGATGCTCAGCGAGGCCCCGCCCGAGCAGGCGGGCGGCGCCGCCGCCATAGGGGAGACCTCCTACCAGCTGGGTGCCGGCATGGGTATCGCGCTGCTCGGCAGCGTCATGAACGCCGCCTACGCCCCCGGGCTCGACGACGCCGTGAGCGCTCCGCCCGCGGCGCGCAGCGCCGCCGCGCACTCGCTCGGCGAGGCGTACCAGGTGGCCCTCCAGCTGGGCGGCCCCACCGGGGACGCGCTGCGGACCGCCGCCCGGCACGCCTTCGTCCACGGACTGCACGTCACGCTCTTCGTCAGCGCGGGGCTGCTGCTGCTCGGCGCGCTGGCCGCGCTCCGGCTGCCGAAGGCCATGGAGTGCGCCGAGCCCGACGACCTCACGGATCTCCCCGACGGGCAGCGGCCCCCGGACGCCCGGTCCGGGCCCCCCGCGCCGGAGCCCGCCTCCGCGGGCGCCCCGCTCCGGGAGCACCTCCGGCCGGAGCCGGCGGTCCCCGCGCGCCGTGCGCCCGCGGAGGCGGGCGGCCCGGCACGCACTGGACGCGCGGCACACTGAGCCGTAACGTCAGCGCCGAGCATTAACTACCACTGCTAGCCAGGGCTGCGGCCGGAGAGGTCCACCGGCAGACCTCTCCGGCCGCAGCACCGGCTTTCCAGGACACCGGCTGCCGTCCGGACCCGGACAGCGCCGTGCGAGCCGCCGGAGGCACCCTCATGCCCGCACCTTCGAAGCTGCCGCCCTTCGACCCCGCCGACCCCCTCGGCGTCGACGATCTGCTGGAGCCGGAGGACCTCGCGGTCCGCGACACGGTCCGCTCCTGGGCCGCCGACCGCGTGCTGCCGCACATCGCCGAGTGGTACGAGAGCGGTGAACTTCCCGCCGTCCGCGAACTGGCCCGGGAGCTCGGCTCGATCGGCGCCCTGGGGATGTCGCTTACCGGCTACGGTTGCGCCGGCGCCACCTCCGTCCAGTACGGACTCGCCTGCCTGGAGCTGGAGGCCGCCGACTCCGGTATCCGCTCGCTCGTGTCCGTCCAGGGCTCGCTTGCGATGTACGCGATCTGGAAGTACGGCTCGGAGGAGCAGAAGCAGCGGTGGCTGCCGTCCATGGCGGCCGGCGAGACCATCGGCTGCTTCGGGCTCACCGAGCCCGACCACGGCTCCGACCCGGCTGGAATGCGCACCTACGCCAAGCGTGACGGCTCCGACTGGGTGCTCAGCGGGCGCAAGATGTGGATCACCAACGGCTCCGTCGCCGGCGTCGCCGTCGTCTGGGCCCAGACCGACGACGGCATCCGGGGTTTCGCCGTCCCCGCCGACGCACCGGGCTTCTCGGCCCCCGAGATCCGCCACAAGTGGTCGCTGCGGGCCTCCGTCACCAGTGAACTCGTCCTGGACGAGGTGCGGTTGCCGGGGGACGCCGTCCTCCCGGGCGTGACGGGACTCAAGGGCCCGCTCAGCTGTCTGTCGCACGCCCGGTACGGCATCGTCTGGGGTGCGATGGGCGCGGCGCGCTCCAGCTTCGAGGCGGCGCTCGACTACGCGAGGACGCGGGAGCAGTTCGGAAAGCCCATCGGGGGCTTCCAGCTCACCCAGGCCAAGCTCGCCGACATGGCGCTCGAACTGCACAAGGGAATCCTGCTCGCCCACCATCTCGGGCGGCGGATGGACGCCGGGACGCTCCGCCCGGAGCAGGTCAGTTTCGGAAAGCTGAACAACGTACGGGAGGCGATCGAGATCTGCCGCACCGCGCGCACGATCCTCGGCGCCAACGGGATCTCGCTCGAGTACCCCGTGATGCGGCACGCCACCAACCTCGAATCGGTGCTCACCTACGAGGGCACCGTCGAGATGCACCAGCTCGTGCTGGGCAAGGCGCTCACCGGCCTCGACGCGTTCCGGTAGGCCGACCGTCCCCTTGCGGCCGGCCGGCGAGCGCCCCGCTCAGCTCTGGTTGAAGAAGCCGTCGCCCGGGCGGCCCGCGGACTCCCCGCTGACGATCTCCGTGTCGGCGGGGGTCAGCAGGAAGACCCGGGTCGCCACGCGCTCGATGGAGCCGCGCAGCCCGAAGGTCAGCCCGGCCGCGAAGTCCACCACGCGCTTGGCGTCCGAGGGTTCCATGGAGGTCAGGTTGACGATGACGGGAACGCCCTCGCGGAAGTGCTCGCCGATGCCGCGCGCGTCCCGGAAGCTGTCGGGGGAGACGGTGGCGATCCGGCGGCCCTGCTCCTCGGCCGTCTCGGAGGCCACTCGGACGCGCGGGTCGGTCACCCACTGGTCGCCGGCCCCCGTACCCTCGGCGTACTCGTCGTCGTAGTAGCGCTCGTCGTTGTCCTCGACGAGACCGAGCCATGCACTCGCCTTGCGCACCGATCCCATGGACGCCTCCTTTCGACCGCGGTCACTTGTGGTTCCGCATATCCCTATGGTCGTCCATAATGCGGATCCCGCGCCAAGTGGATAGTCGCCGCGCAGGGGATTCGTGACGGTACTGGTGCAGAACATGTGGCGGTTCGTCAAGATTCCTCCAGCGTACGGGCCCTGAAGGGGCTCATATCGAAGCAAAATATGAATGCCTCGGCAGACGGGTGATCGCCGGAGCGTCCGGGTGAACGGGCCGGCTGGCTACGATGCGGCCGCACACTCGAACGACACACGGGGGAACGTCGTGTTCGGAATCGTCCGGCCCTGCACCCACCGCCTCACCGACGGACTCAAGGCGGAGTGGATGGCCCATCTCTGCGGACTCTGCCTGGCGCTTCGCGCGGACCACGGGCAGTTCGCCAGGGTCGTCACGAGCTACGACGGGCTGATCGTCTCGGTCCTGACGGAGGCTCAGTCCGGGCGTACCCCCGCGCAGCGGCGCACGGCCGGGCCCTGCCCCCTCCGTGCCATGCGCACCGCGCCTGTCGCCCGGGGCGAGGGGGCCCGGCTGGCCGCCGCCGTCTCGCTCGTCCTCGCCTCCGCCAAGGTCCGCGACCACGTGGCCGACCGGGACGGGGTGCTGGCCCGCAGGCCGGTGGCCGCGGCCGCCCGGCGGATCGCGAAGGGCTGGGACCGTGCCGGCGCCCGTGCCGGCGCGGCACTGGGCTTCGACACGGCGGTGCTGGTCGACGCGGTGGACCGGCAGGCCGGGATCGAATCGCTGGCCGGCCCGGGCACGCCGCTGCTGGTCGTGACCGAGCCCACGGAGACGGCGACCGCGGCCGCCTTCGCCTACACCGCGGTCCTCGCCGGCCGCCCCGGCAACGCCGCGCCGCTCGCCGAGGCCGGCCGGCTCTTCGGACGGCTGGCGCACCTCCTGGACGCCGTGGAGGACCGGGAGGCCGACGCCGCATCGGGTGCCTGGAACCCGCTCACGGTCACCGGCACGAGCCTCAACGAGGCCCGCCGCCTCGCCGACGACGCCCTCCACGGCATCAGGCTCGCACTGCGGGACGCGGAGTTCGTCGACGACCGGCTGCTGCACGTGCTCCTCGCACACGAACTGCGGCGGTCCGTGGACCGGGCCTTCGGCTCGGCGGCCTGCGCGCACCGGGGACACGGCGGACCGCCCCCGCAGGGAGGCGGTCCGTACGGCGGCCCCCACGGGGGAGGGACGGGACCGTACGGGTCCGCCGGTCCCCACGGAGGCGGCGACCCGTACGGCGGCAGCCCCTACGGCGGCGGACCCGGCGGGAACGGGGGCGAGCCGCCCCGGTTGGGCTTCGGCGGCGAGCCCCCGAAGCCCAAGCCGCGCGGCTTCTGGGCCGGCTGCGCGGTCTTCGTCGGGCTGTGCTGCACCTGCCGGCTCTGCTGCGCCGAGCAGTACGAAGGCCCCTGGTCCCGCAAGAAGCGTGAGGGCTGCTGCCGCAAGTGCGACTGCAACTGCGACGGTTGCGACTGCTGCTGCCCCTGCGACTGCGGCTGAGGGCTGTCCCGTCATCACCGGTGGATCAGCGCGCGGCGTCAGATGCGGTGCATCGCAAGGCGGAGGGGGGTCCTCATACTGGGCGTATTCGGGCGATCCGGCAACGCAGCGAGGTGCCGCAGCTGTCGTCGTGCGCCCGCTGGGGATTACGGGACAGCCCTCAGGGCGTGCTTCGGAAGTAGCGCGTCCGCCCCCGCCCGGACGGGACTTTCGAAACACGCCCCAGTGCCGCGTCGGGCGGGGTTCGCCCGTCCGGGAGCGGCGTGCGCTGCGCGGGGTCCCCCGGCCCTCCGGCCGGGGGAAGGGCCGCCAGGCGCCGGATCGACCTCGTAGTGGGCCTGCTCGGTTGATTGGGCAACGCCG
The genomic region above belongs to Streptomyces marianii and contains:
- the ctaD gene encoding aa3-type cytochrome oxidase subunit I, whose translation is MRTDTAEAAASPAPVRRRGRVVVDWLTTTDHKKIGHLYLVTSFVFFLIAGLMAMLMRAELARPGLQLVTNQTFNQAFTLHGTIMLLLFATPTFAGFANEIVPLQIGAPDVAFPRLNMLSYWLFLFGGLMVLGSLLVPTGPAAFGWTAYAPLNSLERSPGAGIDLWIMGLALSGFGTILTSVNFLATIIGMRAPGMTMFRMPIFTWNILFTTILVLVAFPVLAAALLVLESDRRFGSVVFEAGNGGALLWQHLFWFFGHPEVYIIALPFFGIITEIIPVFSRKPVFGYLTLVGATMAITGLSVVVWAHHMFATGAVLLPFFSLLSFLIAVPTGVKFFNWSGTMLKGSLSFETPMLWAVGFLVSFLLGGLTGVIIASPPMDFHVTDSYFIVAHFHYTVFGTVVFAMFAGFYFWWPKFTGRLLDERLGKIHFWTLFLGFQTTFLVQHWLGAEGMPRRYSDYLAADGFTALNTVSTIGAFLLGASTLPFLYNVWKTWKYAEKVTVDDPWGFGRSLEWATSCPPPRHNFTTIPRVRSESPAFDLHHPEFAPLRPAVPEPPHDGVSRRRPGPDPDGPGRS
- a CDS encoding I78 family peptidase inhibitor, with protein sequence MAPIPTPSGQPDDAPESYVGLDADSAERRARGRGWTTVRSLPPGSVITMEYLEGRLNFEVDDGTVRRCWKG
- a CDS encoding helix-turn-helix transcriptional regulator translates to MLETSARLLRLLSLLQAHREWSGAELADRLGVTARTVRRDVDRLRELGYPVNASPGTGGGYQLGAGAELPPLLLDDEEAVAVAVGLRTAAGNGVEGIGEASVRALAKLEQVLPHRLRRRTGALNAFTVPMLRAPRDQVDPSVLTELANACRDGERLRFAYRDHNGSTSRRTVDPHRLVCTERRWYLVAWDVDREDWRTFRVDRVTPKPPHGPRVPPRTPPAEDLAAYVSRGVSTATYAERAVIRLLVPVERAAEVVSPSTGVLEAEGPDSCLLRTGAGSLDAMVVHVVLMGFDFEVVEPVELIGHIRTVRDRLGRALDAAG
- a CDS encoding DUF5685 family protein, whose protein sequence is MFGIVRPCTHRLTDGLKAEWMAHLCGLCLALRADHGQFARVVTSYDGLIVSVLTEAQSGRTPAQRRTAGPCPLRAMRTAPVARGEGARLAAAVSLVLASAKVRDHVADRDGVLARRPVAAAARRIAKGWDRAGARAGAALGFDTAVLVDAVDRQAGIESLAGPGTPLLVVTEPTETATAAAFAYTAVLAGRPGNAAPLAEAGRLFGRLAHLLDAVEDREADAASGAWNPLTVTGTSLNEARRLADDALHGIRLALRDAEFVDDRLLHVLLAHELRRSVDRAFGSAACAHRGHGGPPPQGGGPYGGPHGGGTGPYGSAGPHGGGDPYGGSPYGGGPGGNGGEPPRLGFGGEPPKPKPRGFWAGCAVFVGLCCTCRLCCAEQYEGPWSRKKREGCCRKCDCNCDGCDCCCPCDCG
- a CDS encoding phosphatase PAP2 family protein: MRTDIFARLDREPEPPKIEIPRMSRTRLALFGGTSAFYVAIVVAVLISSWLVIVDWKVMLFRPYQQWPELHAFLDYFVVLGQRGPTAVMVAAWLGWRSWRQHTLRPLLVLGASLLLLNATVGAVKLGLGRLGPHYATQIGSAELFAGGDIFPSGHTANAVVTWGILAYLATTPRARRYLSALSAVVALGVGLTTVYLGTHWLSDVLLGWAAGLLILLALPWCEPLIARVEDTVLSLRNQLRTRRLPVPSLPVASGGPRPAVYPQRIPAEDGGEPVRRPVGATSAARSAGTRSTVGSAALPAGPKQQAGAPGTSGVTAAARHGQARTHAVGRSPHPPHASWTTAPAGSRRPPRSRPVGG
- a CDS encoding cell division protein SepF; the encoded protein is MGSVRKASAWLGLVEDNDERYYDDEYAEGTGAGDQWVTDPRVRVASETAEEQGRRIATVSPDSFRDARGIGEHFREGVPVIVNLTSMEPSDAKRVVDFAAGLTFGLRGSIERVATRVFLLTPADTEIVSGESAGRPGDGFFNQS
- a CDS encoding MFS transporter is translated as MFGRTTAGARPRAAGGGANRWVVLLVLCVSLLLVALDATVLHVAVPAVTEDLRPSGVELLWIVDAYPLVCASLLILFGTLGDRVGRRRVLLLGYALFGVASAVAALATTPEVLIGARAMLGVGGAMIMPATLSILRAVFPDRRERATAIGIWTAVAAVGAATGPVLGGFLVQHFWWGSVFLINIPLMLLILPIARWLLPESRGDRGGPWDVLGALMAAAGVLGVVLGVKRLGAGDALLDHRTAGPLLAGAVLLALFVRRQKRRRHPLIDMRMFARPTFSTSVGCIVLAMLALVGLELIAVQYLQLVLGLSPLETGLRLLPLTFAAMAAGATGSFTLRRLGPRRMVGWGFVLTAAAVVLLTLMGQHDRPLLLTAGFVLLGFGLQTTLFGAYESMLSEAPPEQAGGAAAIGETSYQLGAGMGIALLGSVMNAAYAPGLDDAVSAPPAARSAAAHSLGEAYQVALQLGGPTGDALRTAARHAFVHGLHVTLFVSAGLLLLGALAALRLPKAMECAEPDDLTDLPDGQRPPDARSGPPAPEPASAGAPLREHLRPEPAVPARRAPAEAGGPARTGRAAH
- a CDS encoding acyl-CoA dehydrogenase family protein, with the protein product MPAPSKLPPFDPADPLGVDDLLEPEDLAVRDTVRSWAADRVLPHIAEWYESGELPAVRELARELGSIGALGMSLTGYGCAGATSVQYGLACLELEAADSGIRSLVSVQGSLAMYAIWKYGSEEQKQRWLPSMAAGETIGCFGLTEPDHGSDPAGMRTYAKRDGSDWVLSGRKMWITNGSVAGVAVVWAQTDDGIRGFAVPADAPGFSAPEIRHKWSLRASVTSELVLDEVRLPGDAVLPGVTGLKGPLSCLSHARYGIVWGAMGAARSSFEAALDYARTREQFGKPIGGFQLTQAKLADMALELHKGILLAHHLGRRMDAGTLRPEQVSFGKLNNVREAIEICRTARTILGANGISLEYPVMRHATNLESVLTYEGTVEMHQLVLGKALTGLDAFR